From a single Adhaeribacter swui genomic region:
- a CDS encoding DinB family protein — MPETQTLSVLDLLPKELAQEAETTRKMLSRIPDDKYDWQPHPKSMTIRQLATHIAELPSWITMGLNTDELDFAAQPYAPKEINNTAELMQHLEESIASGAEALNKASEEDLLPNWTLRNGDEVYAVYTKYEVIRHALSQLIHHRAQLGVYLRLLNIPIPGSYGPSADEMEF; from the coding sequence ATGCCCGAAACTCAAACTTTATCCGTACTCGATTTACTTCCTAAAGAACTGGCTCAGGAAGCCGAAACTACCCGCAAAATGTTATCCCGCATTCCGGATGACAAGTACGACTGGCAGCCGCACCCTAAAAGCATGACCATTCGGCAACTGGCTACGCACATTGCCGAATTACCATCGTGGATAACCATGGGCCTGAATACCGATGAACTGGATTTTGCCGCCCAACCTTATGCGCCCAAGGAGATAAATAATACGGCGGAGTTAATGCAGCATTTAGAAGAATCTATCGCCTCGGGTGCCGAAGCTTTAAACAAAGCCAGCGAAGAAGACTTACTACCTAACTGGACTTTACGCAATGGCGACGAAGTGTACGCAGTTTATACCAAATACGAGGTTATCCGGCACGCTCTTAGCCAACTCATTCACCATCGGGCCCAATTAGGCGTATACCTGCGGTTGTTAAACATTCCCATTCCGGGTAGCTACGGCCCTAGCGCCGACGAAATGGAATTTTAA
- a CDS encoding DUF6265 family protein, whose product MKRIFALLSFFVFAGLLPQVYAQSQPKGGSVADVSFIQGNWKATTADGRSIDGVWVAPENGNIMGSMRMMKGGKADMYEILVYEQTPQGLVSLVKHFAPGLIGHEEKDKQDRYNFVEASKDKAIFQKEGEDLRILYEKRSANQFVIARGNQQDGKWVFKDLFVFNRAK is encoded by the coding sequence ATGAAACGCATTTTTGCTTTGTTATCCTTTTTTGTTTTCGCGGGCTTGTTGCCGCAAGTGTATGCTCAGAGCCAACCCAAAGGTGGTTCGGTGGCCGATGTAAGCTTTATTCAAGGTAACTGGAAAGCCACTACCGCTGATGGCAGAAGCATTGATGGCGTGTGGGTAGCGCCGGAGAACGGCAACATTATGGGCTCTATGCGCATGATGAAAGGCGGCAAAGCCGACATGTACGAAATACTCGTTTATGAGCAAACGCCGCAAGGTTTAGTGTCGCTGGTGAAACACTTTGCACCCGGCTTAATTGGCCATGAAGAAAAAGACAAACAAGACCGTTACAACTTTGTGGAAGCCAGCAAAGACAAAGCTATTTTTCAAAAAGAAGGCGAAGACCTCCGCATTTTGTACGAAAAGCGTTCGGCTAACCAGTTTGTGATTGCCCGCGGGAACCAGCAAGATGGCAAGTGGGTGTTCAAAGATTTATTTGTTTTTAACCGGGCTAAGTAA
- a CDS encoding Gfo/Idh/MocA family protein: protein MSSTTRRDVLKTIVLGSATAIFSPNTLLAATRPQKDRLGVALVGLGYYSTDLLAPALQQTKNCYLAGIVTGSPEKAETWKKKYNIPDKNIYNYQNFDTIANNPDIDVVYVVLPPSMHREYVERAANAGKHVWCEKPMAVTSQECQAMIAACKKNKRSLAIGYRLQHEPNTKEYRNIVQKQLLGKVQSVKCAAGYQDNRTDHWKQKKEMGGGVMHDMGVYAIQGARMGTGMEPIAVAMAKTSTTRPEIYKNGLAETAVATLEFPGGVLADIKTSFGENVNFLTIKCAKGEIKMEPYSAYDGVKGSSPLGEINHPYKNPWQQANQMDDDARTIMQGKPMPVGGEEGLRDIRIVEAIYKSAETGKRVALTV from the coding sequence ATGTCTTCTACAACTCGCCGAGACGTCTTAAAAACAATTGTTTTGGGTAGTGCTACTGCCATTTTTTCGCCGAACACCTTGCTGGCAGCTACCCGGCCGCAAAAAGACCGATTAGGCGTAGCACTGGTGGGTCTGGGTTATTACAGCACCGATTTGCTGGCGCCTGCTTTGCAGCAAACCAAAAATTGTTACCTGGCTGGTATTGTAACCGGTTCGCCGGAAAAAGCCGAAACGTGGAAGAAAAAGTATAACATTCCGGACAAAAACATTTATAACTACCAGAACTTCGACACCATTGCCAATAACCCCGATATTGACGTGGTGTACGTAGTATTGCCGCCATCTATGCACCGGGAGTACGTGGAACGGGCTGCCAATGCCGGTAAACACGTATGGTGCGAAAAACCCATGGCTGTCACCTCCCAGGAATGCCAGGCCATGATTGCCGCTTGTAAGAAAAACAAAAGATCGTTAGCGATTGGTTACCGCCTGCAGCACGAACCTAACACCAAAGAATACCGCAACATTGTACAAAAACAGCTTTTAGGCAAAGTACAAAGCGTGAAATGCGCCGCCGGCTACCAAGATAACCGCACCGACCACTGGAAGCAGAAGAAAGAAATGGGCGGCGGCGTCATGCACGACATGGGCGTTTATGCCATCCAAGGAGCCCGCATGGGAACGGGCATGGAACCGATTGCTGTAGCTATGGCTAAAACCTCAACTACCCGGCCGGAAATTTATAAAAACGGATTAGCCGAAACCGCTGTAGCTACCCTGGAGTTTCCGGGCGGCGTGCTGGCCGATATTAAAACGAGCTTCGGCGAAAACGTAAATTTTTTAACGATTAAATGTGCCAAAGGCGAAATTAAGATGGAACCTTACTCGGCCTACGATGGGGTAAAAGGCAGCAGCCCCCTTGGCGAAATCAACCACCCATACAAAAACCCGTGGCAGCAAGCCAACCAAATGGACGATGACGCGCGCACCATCATGCAAGGCAAACCCATGCCCGTTGGCGGCGAAGAAGGTCTCCGCGACATCCGGATTGTAGAAGCTATCTACAAATCCGCCGAAACCGGCAAACGGGTGGCGCTTACGGTTTGA
- a CDS encoding glycoside hydrolase family 5 protein — MLKKITLLMLVSLLLIGKTTFAQTAGTLPLVSVQGNKFVTAGNKPIVFRGLDTSDPDKLQRDGHWNKEYFEVMKSWGANVVRFPVHPNAWRKQGQENYIKLLDQGVQWATELGLYVIIDWHSIGNLRSELYQNPMYETTQKETFEFWRTMAKHYKGNTTVAMFELFNEPTVMGGQAGTCTWPQWKEIMEEIIVIIRANGSQAVPLVAGFNWAYDLTPVNLDPINAQGIAYVSHPYPQKREKPWEPQWALDWGNVAKKYPVILTEIGFCGPDDKGAHVPVISDESYGDAITKYADANGISYTVWVFDPQWAPMLIQDWKFTPTRQGKYFKSALQKYGKK; from the coding sequence ATGCTAAAAAAGATTACCCTATTAATGCTGGTTAGTTTGCTGCTAATTGGTAAAACTACTTTTGCGCAAACCGCCGGTACTTTGCCCTTGGTAAGCGTACAAGGCAATAAGTTTGTAACGGCCGGCAATAAACCCATTGTTTTTAGAGGCCTGGATACCAGCGACCCCGATAAACTGCAGCGGGATGGGCACTGGAACAAAGAATATTTTGAAGTAATGAAAAGCTGGGGCGCCAATGTGGTGCGGTTCCCGGTGCACCCCAATGCCTGGCGCAAACAAGGTCAGGAAAACTACATTAAGTTACTCGACCAAGGCGTACAATGGGCCACCGAACTAGGTTTATACGTGATCATTGACTGGCACAGCATCGGCAACCTGCGCTCGGAATTGTACCAGAACCCCATGTACGAAACTACCCAAAAAGAAACGTTCGAGTTTTGGCGCACCATGGCAAAACATTACAAAGGCAATACCACGGTAGCTATGTTCGAGCTGTTCAACGAACCTACCGTAATGGGCGGGCAAGCCGGTACCTGCACCTGGCCGCAATGGAAAGAAATCATGGAAGAAATAATCGTGATCATCCGGGCGAACGGTTCGCAAGCGGTACCCTTAGTAGCTGGTTTTAACTGGGCCTATGACCTCACGCCAGTAAACCTGGACCCCATTAACGCCCAAGGCATTGCCTACGTGAGTCACCCGTACCCCCAGAAACGCGAAAAACCCTGGGAACCACAGTGGGCTTTGGACTGGGGCAACGTAGCGAAAAAATACCCGGTAATTTTAACCGAAATTGGTTTCTGCGGCCCCGATGACAAAGGCGCCCACGTACCCGTTATCAGCGACGAGTCGTACGGCGACGCCATCACCAAATACGCCGATGCCAATGGCATTTCCTATACCGTCTGGGTTTTCGATCCGCAATGGGCACCCATGCTCATCCAGGACTGGAAATTTACTCCTACCCGCCAGGGTAAGTATTTCAAGTCTGCTTTACAGAAGTATGGTAAGAAGTAA
- a CDS encoding ABC transporter ATP-binding protein, protein MKLLFEYLKQYKWLVFLALLLAAINQTFSLLDPLILRKIIDDYATAAVTKKLKLSTPEFFKGAGTLILLAMGVAMVSRIAKAFQDYYVNVITQRLGAQIYSDGLRHSLDLPYSVFEDQRSGETLGKLQKVRIDVEKLISNFINVLFTSLIGIIFVVVYAINVYWVIAPVYFSAVPILGILSSVLSKKIKVIQKTIVAETTSLAGATTESLRNIELVKSLGLAQQETVRLNNTTDKILKLELKKVKYIRSLSFVQGTCVNLLRNVILLLMLYLVFINRITVGDFISMFIYSFFIFGPLQELGNIINIYRETEVSLDNFQKILDTPKEVRPAHPAPLQTIQTLAFENVKFKHQTAASRALDGISFKTQLGETIAFVGPSGSGKTTLVKLLVGLYKPEEGRILYNNIPGEELDLDNLREQMGFVTQDTQLFAGTIRENLLFVAPNATDADCLAALRNAACGSLLARADKGLDTVLGEGGVKVSGGEKQRLSIARALLRNPTLLVFDEATSALDSLTEEEISKTVRDVSRNANHITILIAHRLSTVLHADCIYVLERGRIAESGKHLELLAQKGLYYAMWRQQIGERHVEEKPALV, encoded by the coding sequence ATGAAACTGCTCTTTGAATATTTAAAACAATACAAGTGGTTGGTCTTTCTGGCCTTATTGCTGGCCGCTATTAACCAAACCTTTTCGCTCCTGGACCCGCTTATTTTGCGGAAGATCATTGATGACTACGCGACCGCTGCTGTTACCAAAAAATTAAAATTATCTACCCCGGAGTTCTTTAAAGGAGCCGGTACTTTAATTTTATTGGCGATGGGTGTCGCTATGGTATCGCGCATTGCCAAAGCCTTTCAGGATTACTACGTAAACGTGATTACCCAGCGGCTTGGCGCGCAGATTTACTCCGACGGCCTGCGCCATTCCCTGGATTTACCTTATTCGGTGTTCGAAGACCAGCGCAGCGGCGAAACCCTGGGCAAGCTGCAAAAAGTACGGATTGATGTGGAAAAGCTTATTTCCAATTTTATCAACGTGCTTTTCACTTCTTTAATCGGGATAATTTTCGTGGTGGTGTATGCCATTAACGTGTACTGGGTTATTGCGCCGGTTTACTTCTCAGCAGTGCCTATTCTGGGTATTTTAAGCTCGGTGCTGAGTAAAAAAATTAAAGTAATCCAGAAAACCATTGTGGCCGAAACTACCTCGCTGGCCGGTGCCACTACCGAATCGCTGCGCAACATTGAACTGGTTAAAAGTTTGGGCTTAGCGCAGCAGGAAACAGTGCGGTTAAACAACACCACCGACAAAATTTTAAAATTAGAACTGAAAAAGGTAAAGTACATCCGGAGTTTGAGCTTTGTGCAAGGTACCTGCGTGAACTTACTGCGCAACGTTATTTTGTTGCTGATGCTCTACCTGGTATTTATTAACCGGATAACCGTGGGCGATTTTATTTCCATGTTTATTTATTCGTTCTTTATTTTCGGGCCATTACAGGAACTGGGTAACATTATTAATATTTACCGCGAAACCGAAGTCTCGCTGGATAACTTCCAGAAAATACTAGACACGCCCAAAGAAGTTCGGCCAGCCCATCCGGCGCCGCTCCAAACTATTCAAACCCTGGCTTTCGAGAACGTTAAGTTTAAACACCAAACTGCTGCCAGCCGGGCACTTGATGGTATTTCTTTTAAAACGCAATTAGGCGAAACCATTGCTTTTGTGGGTCCATCGGGTTCTGGTAAAACAACGCTGGTAAAATTGCTGGTAGGCTTGTATAAACCCGAGGAAGGCCGCATTTTGTACAACAATATTCCGGGCGAGGAGCTAGACCTGGATAATCTGCGCGAACAAATGGGCTTTGTTACTCAGGATACCCAATTATTTGCCGGTACTATCCGCGAAAATTTATTGTTCGTCGCGCCAAACGCCACCGATGCCGATTGTTTGGCAGCGCTCCGGAATGCGGCTTGCGGTTCTTTGCTGGCCCGCGCCGACAAAGGACTGGATACGGTTTTGGGCGAAGGGGGAGTAAAAGTGTCGGGTGGCGAAAAGCAACGTTTAAGTATTGCCCGGGCTTTGTTGCGTAACCCTACTTTACTAGTTTTCGACGAAGCTACCTCGGCTTTAGATTCTTTAACCGAAGAAGAAATCAGCAAAACGGTCCGCGATGTTTCCCGGAACGCCAACCACATCACTATCTTAATTGCGCACCGCCTTTCTACGGTGTTGCACGCCGATTGTATTTACGTGCTGGAGCGCGGCCGCATTGCCGAATCGGGCAAACACCTGGAGTTACTCGCCCAAAAAGGTTTGTACTACGCCATGTGGCGCCAGCAAATCGGCGAACGGCACGTAGAAGAAAAGCCGGCTTTAGTATAG
- a CDS encoding carboxylesterase/lipase family protein translates to MANNRRSFLQKLGLGTTALGLSSAFSLPSLAGSSRVKKEEEDQILFIGEKIAIANTAYGKVRGFKLRGIYTYLGIPYGADTSGENRFMPPKKPTPWTEVKPTIWWGNTAPQNMEKRYADPVSSFIDHWNYDDVSEDCLRLNVWTPAIADGKKRPVIVWLHGGGYTNGNAIEQDGYHGENISRRGDVVYVSINHRLGPMGFANFAGANATKYAASGNVGMLDCVAALEWVKANIANFGGDPGSVTIIGQSGGGGKVCTLMAMPSAKGLFHKGVALSGATLKVTEKETSEKLGAYILQEAGLTNSQVDKLQTMPWKEYYEIATRASKKLADELKAAGKRGGGWAPVADGNFLPQHPFDPVASPLSADVPLILCSTLNESSPSRSDASLENITLDAVKEKVKDRFGENAGKVIDSYAKAFPERKPIEIWSMAVSNRQNVIALANAKSKQKAPVYVAWFGWQPPLFDNRMRAFHCSDISFWFYNTDLMYTHTGGGSRPRKLSAKMADSFVKFARTGNPNGGGLPTWPRYTPENGETMFLDDVPVIKNDPDREARKALA, encoded by the coding sequence ATGGCAAATAACCGTAGAAGTTTTCTGCAAAAGCTTGGTTTAGGTACTACTGCCTTGGGTCTGAGCTCCGCCTTTTCGTTGCCCTCGTTGGCTGGTTCCTCCCGTGTTAAAAAAGAAGAAGAGGATCAAATCCTTTTTATCGGCGAAAAAATTGCGATTGCCAATACCGCTTACGGGAAAGTAAGAGGCTTTAAACTGAGAGGCATTTACACCTACCTGGGTATTCCGTACGGAGCCGATACTTCCGGCGAAAACCGGTTTATGCCGCCTAAAAAACCAACTCCCTGGACCGAGGTAAAGCCCACTATCTGGTGGGGCAATACCGCGCCGCAAAACATGGAAAAGCGCTACGCCGATCCGGTTAGTTCTTTTATCGACCACTGGAACTACGACGACGTGAGCGAAGATTGTTTGCGCCTGAACGTTTGGACGCCCGCTATTGCTGACGGTAAAAAACGGCCGGTAATTGTTTGGTTGCACGGTGGCGGTTATACCAACGGTAATGCTATTGAACAAGATGGATACCACGGCGAAAATATCAGCCGGCGCGGCGATGTAGTGTATGTTTCCATTAACCACCGCTTAGGTCCAATGGGTTTTGCCAACTTTGCCGGCGCTAATGCTACCAAGTACGCCGCTTCGGGTAATGTGGGCATGCTGGACTGCGTAGCGGCACTAGAATGGGTAAAAGCCAATATTGCTAATTTCGGCGGCGACCCGGGTAGTGTTACGATTATTGGTCAGTCCGGAGGTGGTGGTAAGGTTTGTACTTTAATGGCGATGCCTTCGGCCAAAGGTTTATTTCATAAAGGAGTAGCATTGAGTGGAGCAACTTTAAAAGTAACCGAAAAAGAAACTTCGGAAAAGCTTGGCGCTTATATTTTACAGGAAGCTGGCTTAACCAACAGCCAGGTAGATAAACTGCAAACCATGCCCTGGAAAGAATACTACGAAATTGCCACCCGGGCCAGCAAAAAATTAGCCGACGAATTGAAAGCTGCTGGTAAGCGAGGCGGTGGCTGGGCACCGGTAGCGGATGGTAATTTCCTGCCGCAACATCCTTTCGATCCGGTAGCCTCTCCCCTGTCAGCGGATGTTCCTTTAATACTTTGCTCTACACTGAATGAATCGTCGCCGAGCCGATCGGATGCTTCGCTGGAAAATATTACCCTGGATGCCGTAAAAGAAAAGGTAAAAGACCGTTTCGGCGAAAATGCCGGAAAAGTAATCGACTCTTACGCCAAAGCTTTCCCCGAAAGAAAGCCCATTGAAATCTGGTCGATGGCCGTGAGTAACAGGCAAAATGTAATTGCCCTGGCTAATGCTAAGTCCAAGCAAAAAGCGCCGGTGTATGTAGCTTGGTTTGGCTGGCAACCGCCTTTATTTGATAATCGCATGCGGGCTTTCCATTGCAGCGATATTAGTTTCTGGTTCTATAATACCGATTTAATGTACACGCATACCGGCGGTGGTTCGCGCCCGCGGAAGTTATCGGCAAAAATGGCAGATTCGTTCGTAAAATTTGCCCGTACCGGTAACCCCAATGGTGGCGGCTTACCTACTTGGCCCCGTTACACTCCTGAAAACGGCGAAACCATGTTCCTGGACGATGTTCCCGTTATTAAAAACGATCCGGATCGCGAAGCCCGGAAGGCTTTAGCGTAA
- a CDS encoding M20/M25/M40 family metallo-hydrolase — protein MKKQLQLFLLSLVLLPGSVAMAQTKDPVVDAIVKEANENSQLEKLGHELMDVIGPRLVGTPQMKQAGDWAVAKYKDWNISARNENWGEWRGWERGISHIDLVYPRTESLEGMQLAWSPGMKKAVTAELIIIPDVADSMEFKKWLPAVKGKFVLISMNQPTGRPDYNWQEFARKESFEKMKADRTAQTEAWRNRLSKTGRTTRNLPIALEKAGAAGVVTCNWSNGFGVNKIFAAYTKKIPTIDMSLEDYGLLYRLTESGHKPKIRVQTESKEKGVVPTFNTIAEIKGSEKPNEYVILSAHFDSWDGGTGATDNGTGTLTMMEAMRILKKVYPNPKRTILVGHWGSEEQGLNGSRAFVADHPEIVQNVQAVFNQDNGTGRVVNLAGQGFLNSYEYLGRWLTQVPEEIRSQIQTSFPGSPGTGGSDFASFVAAGAPAFSLSSLNWSYGTYTWHTNRDTYDKIVFDDVRSNAILTAILAYMASEDPNKTSRDKIVLPVNPQTGQPGIWPEPRQPTRKGGLD, from the coding sequence ATGAAAAAACAACTTCAATTATTTCTTCTCTCCTTGGTGCTGTTACCGGGCAGTGTAGCCATGGCGCAAACCAAAGATCCGGTGGTAGATGCTATTGTGAAAGAAGCGAACGAGAACTCGCAACTCGAAAAATTAGGCCACGAGTTAATGGACGTGATCGGTCCCCGGCTGGTAGGTACCCCGCAAATGAAACAAGCCGGCGACTGGGCCGTGGCTAAATACAAAGATTGGAATATTAGCGCCCGCAATGAAAACTGGGGCGAGTGGCGCGGTTGGGAACGCGGTATTTCGCACATTGATTTAGTTTACCCACGCACCGAATCGCTGGAAGGTATGCAATTGGCCTGGAGTCCCGGCATGAAAAAAGCCGTTACGGCGGAGCTGATTATTATTCCGGACGTAGCAGATTCTATGGAATTTAAAAAATGGTTACCCGCCGTAAAAGGTAAGTTCGTGCTCATCTCCATGAACCAGCCCACCGGCCGACCCGATTATAACTGGCAGGAATTCGCCAGGAAAGAATCTTTCGAGAAAATGAAAGCCGACCGCACCGCGCAAACCGAAGCCTGGCGCAACCGCTTAAGTAAAACCGGCCGGACTACGCGCAACTTGCCCATTGCCCTGGAAAAAGCTGGAGCCGCCGGGGTGGTTACCTGTAACTGGTCGAATGGCTTTGGGGTGAATAAAATCTTTGCTGCTTACACTAAAAAAATCCCGACCATTGATATGTCGCTGGAAGATTATGGGTTGCTTTACCGCCTCACCGAATCGGGCCATAAACCTAAAATACGGGTGCAAACTGAGTCGAAGGAAAAAGGCGTTGTACCTACTTTTAACACCATTGCCGAAATTAAAGGCTCCGAGAAACCCAATGAGTACGTGATCTTGTCGGCGCACTTTGATTCCTGGGACGGCGGCACCGGCGCCACCGATAATGGTACCGGCACCCTAACCATGATGGAAGCCATGCGCATTTTAAAGAAAGTATACCCGAACCCGAAGCGTACCATTCTGGTGGGCCACTGGGGCAGCGAAGAGCAAGGCTTAAACGGCTCCCGCGCTTTTGTGGCGGATCATCCGGAAATTGTGCAGAACGTGCAGGCGGTATTTAACCAGGATAACGGTACCGGCCGCGTGGTAAACTTGGCGGGACAAGGATTTTTAAATTCTTATGAATATTTGGGCCGTTGGCTAACCCAGGTGCCCGAAGAAATCCGTTCTCAGATTCAAACCAGCTTTCCGGGTTCGCCGGGTACCGGTGGTTCTGATTTTGCTTCGTTTGTGGCGGCCGGCGCACCTGCTTTTTCCTTGAGTTCTTTAAATTGGTCGTATGGCACTTATACCTGGCATACCAACCGCGATACCTATGATAAGATTGTGTTTGATGATGTGCGGAGCAACGCGATTTTAACGGCTATTCTGGCGTATATGGCCAGCGAAGATCCGAATAAGACTTCCCGGGATAAGATTGTATTGCC